Proteins found in one Sorghum bicolor cultivar BTx623 chromosome 1, Sorghum_bicolor_NCBIv3, whole genome shotgun sequence genomic segment:
- the LOC8081085 gene encoding universal stress protein PHOS34 isoform X2 gives MGGETAAAAAAAAATKPGRRILVAVDEGDESVQALRWCLGTFAAASRGDTVILLYVRPPPPAYSVLDASGYLFAEEVTAAIDRYSREVADAVVEKAQKLCTLYSKDVDGSDHEMKVEAKVAVGDARAVICHMADKLGADVLVMGSHGYGFFKRAVLGSVSDYCLRNASCPVLIVKP, from the exons ATGGGAGGCGAGactgcggcagcggcggcggcggcggcggcaacgaaGCCAGGGCGGCGCATCCTGGTGGCGGTGGACGAGGGCGACGAAAGCGTGCAGGCGCTGCGGTGGTGCCTCGGCACCTTCGCCGCGGCGTCGCGCGGGGACACCGTCATCCTGCTCTAcgtccgcccgccgccgcccgcctacTCCGTTCTCGACGCCTCCG GCTACCTGTTCGCGGAGGAGGTGACCGCGGCGATCGACAGGTACAGCCGGGAGGTGGCGGACGCGGTGGTGGAGAAGGCGCAGAAGCTCTGCACGCTCTACAGCAAG GACGTGGATGGGAGTGACCACGAGATGAAGGTGGAGGCGAAGGTTGCGGTCGGGGACGCCAGGGCCGTCATCTGCCATATGGCGGACAAGCTCGGCGCCGACGTTCTGGTGATGGGGAGCCATGGCTACGGCTTCTTCAAGAG GGCTGTCCTTGGAAGTGTCAGTGATTACTGTCTCAGGAATGCGAGCTGCCCTGTTCTCATCGTCAAGCCGTAG
- the LOC8081085 gene encoding universal stress protein PHOS34 isoform X1, with protein sequence MGGETAAAAAAAAATKPGRRILVAVDEGDESVQALRWCLGTFAAASRGDTVILLYVRPPPPAYSVLDASAAVGYLFAEEVTAAIDRYSREVADAVVEKAQKLCTLYSKDVDGSDHEMKVEAKVAVGDARAVICHMADKLGADVLVMGSHGYGFFKRAVLGSVSDYCLRNASCPVLIVKP encoded by the exons ATGGGAGGCGAGactgcggcagcggcggcggcggcggcggcaacgaaGCCAGGGCGGCGCATCCTGGTGGCGGTGGACGAGGGCGACGAAAGCGTGCAGGCGCTGCGGTGGTGCCTCGGCACCTTCGCCGCGGCGTCGCGCGGGGACACCGTCATCCTGCTCTAcgtccgcccgccgccgcccgcctacTCCGTTCTCGACGCCTCCG CCGCGGTAGGCTACCTGTTCGCGGAGGAGGTGACCGCGGCGATCGACAGGTACAGCCGGGAGGTGGCGGACGCGGTGGTGGAGAAGGCGCAGAAGCTCTGCACGCTCTACAGCAAG GACGTGGATGGGAGTGACCACGAGATGAAGGTGGAGGCGAAGGTTGCGGTCGGGGACGCCAGGGCCGTCATCTGCCATATGGCGGACAAGCTCGGCGCCGACGTTCTGGTGATGGGGAGCCATGGCTACGGCTTCTTCAAGAG GGCTGTCCTTGGAAGTGTCAGTGATTACTGTCTCAGGAATGCGAGCTGCCCTGTTCTCATCGTCAAGCCGTAG
- the LOC8083996 gene encoding uncharacterized protein LOC8083996, with protein MGNLVSGAAAASGGGKVVMADGSVRALSEPVSVAELMMDHPRHFVVDARVLKELGRRREHHHHKQQQQQGGGAKVAPLPADHVLGAGGVYVLLPATRGKVSADEARRALSAARSLARSRSMPGLRRKLSSSSSSQKGRRAEAADDAEEPAQRGATAESPEPDEDEAEAQAARPADGFEEHRPEFLSRELSSRGWKPSLRTIEERVLPKKTPHWLSLF; from the coding sequence ATGGGGAACCTGGTGTCGGGTgccgcggcggcgagcggcggcgggAAGGTGGTGATGGCGGACGGGAGCGTGCGGGCGCTCAGCGAGCCGGTGTCCGTGGCGGAGCTCATGATGGACCACCCGCGCCACTTCGTCGTCGACGCGCGCGTGCTCAAGGAGCTGGGCCGCCGCCGGGAGCACCACCAccacaagcagcagcagcagcagggcggCGGGGCCAAGGTCGCGCCGCTGCCGGCGGACCACGTGCTGGGCGCCGGCGGGGTGTACGTCCTGCTGCCGGCCACGCGGGGCAAGGTGTCGGCCGACGAGGCGCGGCGCGCGCTGTCGGCGGCGAGGTCCCTGGCTCGGTCCAGGTCGATGCCCGGCCTCAGGCGGaagctgtcgtcgtcgtcgtcgtcccagAAGGGCCGCCGGGCGGAGGCCGCTGATGACGCCGAAGAGCCGGCGCAGCGAGGGGCGACGGCGGAGTCCCCTGAGCCGGACGAGGACGAGGCGGAGGCGCAGGCGGCGAGGCCGGCGGACGGGTTCGAGGAGCACCGGCCGGAGTTCCTGAGCCGGGAGCTGTCCAGCAGGGGGTGGAAGCCCAGCCTGCGGACCATCGAGGAGCGCGTCCTGCCCAAGAAGACGCCCCATTGGCTCTCCCTCTTCTGA
- the LOC110434145 gene encoding uncharacterized protein LOC110434145: MCEGRRPADASRARWAAAAAELRWREAAADEQLAAARARLAEALAERERARARAAELQRRLEQTYGKRARGRRRRDRLPGTREGNRLHRA; encoded by the coding sequence ATGTGCGAGGGGAGGCGGCCGGCGGACGCGAGTCGGGCgaggtgggcggcggcggcggcggagctacGGTGGAGGGAGGCGGCGGCCGACGAGCagctggcggcggcgcgggcgcgccTGGCGGAGGCTCTGGCGGAGCGggagcgggcgcgggcgcgcgcCGCCGAGCTGCAGCGGCGCCTCGAGCAGACCTACGGCAAACGAGCGAGAGGACGGAGGAGGCGAGATCGGCTTCCAGGAACGCGCGAAGGAAACAGACTCCACCGCGCGTGA
- the LOC8083997 gene encoding acetate/butyrate--CoA ligase AAE7, peroxisomal — translation MGSMGGPASGSAAPERDIDDLPRNDANYTALTPLWFLERAALAQPGRASVVHGPVRYTWADTYRRCRRLASALARRSVGHGSTVAVIAPNVPAVYEGHFGVPMSGAVVNCVNIRLNAETIAFLLEHSVAEVVMVDQEFFTLAEESLKIIAKKKTSAFRPPILIVIGDPTCDPKSLQYALGKGAIEYEEFLKTGDPEFNWKPPKDEWQSIALGYTSGTTSSPKGVVLHHRGAYLMALSVAIVWGMPEGAVYLWTLPMFHCNGWCYTWALAAFCGTSICLRQVSTKAIYEGITKQGVTHFCAAPVVLNNLINAPASETFLPLPHVVNVNVAGAAPTPSLLAALSIRGFRVTHTYGLSETYGPSTVCAWKPEWDELPLEERSRLHCRQGIRYIAMEGLDVVDPKTMAPVPADGKSYGEIVLRGNAVMKGYLKNPKANAEAFAGGWYHSGDLGVKHPDGYVEVRDRMKDVIISGGENISSLEVEKVVCTHPAVLEASVVARADERWGESPCAFVTLKDGAADGSDEAALANDIMRFCRERMPGYWVPKSVIFGPLPKTATGKIKKHELRAKAKELGPVIVKKSRM, via the exons aTGGGCTCCATGGGAGGACCGGCGAGCGGGTCCGCGGCGCCTGAGCGGGACATCGACGATCTGCCGCGGAACGACGCCAACTACACGGCGCTCACGCCGCTCTGGTTCCTCGAGCGCGCGGCGCTGGCGCAGCCGGGCAGGGCGTCCGTCGTGCACGGCCCCGTGCGCTACACCTGGGCCGACACCtatcgccgctgccgccgcctcgCATCCGCCCTCGCGCGCCGATCCGTCGGCCACGGAAGCACG GTTGCTGTGATAGCCCCTAATGTCCCAGCTGTCTATGAAGGTCACTTTGGTGTCCCAATGTCAGGAGCTGTTGTGAACTGCGTCAATATTCGGTTAAACGCTGAGACAATAGCATTCCTCCTTGAACACTCTGTGGCAGAAGTTGTTATGGTAGACCAAGAATTCTTCACCCTAGCTGAAGAATCACTAAAGATAATTGCCAAGAAGAAGACATCGGCTTTCAGGCCTCCAATCTTGATCGTCATCGGTGACCCAACCTGTGATCCAAAGTCTCTACagtatgctctaggaaagggtGCTATAGAGTATGAAGAGTTTCTGAAAACTGGTGACCCAGAGTTCAATTGGAAGCCACCAAAGGATGAATGGCAGAGCATCGCCCTAGGCTACACTTCTGGGACTACTTCCAGCCCAAAAGGCGTcgtgttgcatcaccgtggtgCTTATCTCATGGCACTCAGTGTTGCCATTGTGTGGGGAATGCCTGAAGGGGCTGTCTATTTGTGGACTCTGCCCATGTTCCATTGTAATGGTTGGTGCTATACTTGGGCGCTGGCAGCCTTCTGTGGAACAAGCATATGTCTTCGCCAG GTGAGCACAAAGGCTATATACGAAGGCATTACCAAGCAAGGAGTGACACACTTCTGTGCCGCACCTGTCGTCCTCAACAACCTGATCAACGCTCCGGCAAGCGAGACATTCCTGCCGCTGCCCCACGTCGTCAATGTCAATGTGGCCGGAGCCGCCCCGACGCCGTCCTTGCTGGCTGCACTGTCCATCCGCGGCTTCCGCGTGACGCACACGTACGGCCTGTCAGAGACCTACGGCCCCTCGACGGTGTGCGCGTGGAAGCCCGAGTGGGACgagctgccgctggaggagcggTCCCGCCTGCACTGCCGGCAGGGGATCAGGTACATCGCGATGGAGGGCCTGGACGTCGTGGACCCGAAGACGATGGCGCCCGTCCCGGCCGACGGCAAGTCGTACGGCGAGATCGTGCTGCGGGGCAACGCCGTGATGAAGGGGTACCTCAAGAACCCCAAGGCAAACGCGGAGGCGTTCGCGGGCGGGTGGTACCATTCGGGCGACCTCGGCGTGAAGCACCCCGACGGGTACGTGGAGGTGAGGGACCGGATGAAGGACGTGATCATCTCGGGAGGGGAGAACATCAGCAGCCTGGAGGTGGAGAAGGTGGTGTGCACGCACCCGGCGGTGCTCGAGGCCTCGGTGGTCGCCAGGGCCGACGAGCGGTGGGGCGAGTCGCCGTGCGCGTTCGTGACGCTCAAGGACGGAGCAGCCGATGGGTCGGACGAGGCGGCGCTGGCCAACGACATCATGCGATTCTGCCGGGAGAGGATGCCGGGGTACTGGGtgcccaagtcggtgatcttcggGCCGCTGCCCAAGACGGCCACGGGGAAGATCAAGAAGCACGAGCTGAGGGCCAAGGCCAAAGAGCTCGGCCCTGTGATTGTGAAGAAGAGCAGGATGTGA